One region of Halomicrobium sp. LC1Hm genomic DNA includes:
- a CDS encoding site-2 protease family protein, translating into MDRTDSPTTAPSVEDLASVFQVYQVRRDGDRLLYVGRPRVQPDAVERRLWDRFRESGYEISLEREYDTDADTPMPTHGWVLVARPHSVGIDGIPWTNILLALLTIGSTLLVGAVQWYHVDLGANPLGIFRAWPFVAAVLGVLAVHELGHYVASRYHGVDASLPYFIPFPTLIGTMGAVIRMKGRIPDRKALFDIGASGPLAGLVATVVVSAIGLQLDPVVTQEAIAAGSDAPVVRFHNPLLLELIAAATGTLETLRSGTIHPVVFGGWVGMFITFLNLLPVGQLDGGHIVRALYGERQETIAAAVPAALFGLAGYLYFLQDVTNAVGIWVMWGLLATGLAYAGPATPIRDSPLDSKRTLLGVFTFVLGILCFTPVPFELVT; encoded by the coding sequence ATGGATCGGACCGACTCGCCGACGACCGCACCGTCGGTCGAGGACCTCGCGTCCGTCTTTCAGGTCTACCAGGTCCGCCGCGACGGGGATCGGCTCCTCTACGTCGGACGGCCCCGCGTCCAGCCAGACGCCGTCGAGCGACGGCTCTGGGACCGGTTTCGCGAGTCTGGCTACGAGATCTCGCTGGAGCGGGAGTACGACACCGACGCCGACACGCCGATGCCGACCCACGGCTGGGTCCTCGTGGCTCGTCCCCACTCCGTCGGGATCGACGGGATCCCCTGGACGAACATCCTCCTGGCGCTGCTGACCATCGGGTCGACGCTGCTGGTCGGTGCCGTCCAGTGGTACCACGTCGATCTCGGCGCGAACCCGCTCGGGATCTTCCGGGCCTGGCCGTTCGTGGCGGCCGTCCTCGGCGTCCTCGCGGTCCACGAGCTGGGACACTACGTCGCGAGCCGGTACCACGGCGTCGACGCGAGCCTTCCCTACTTCATCCCGTTCCCGACGCTGATCGGCACGATGGGCGCGGTCATCCGTATGAAAGGACGGATCCCCGACCGCAAGGCGCTGTTCGACATCGGGGCGTCAGGACCGCTGGCAGGCCTCGTCGCGACGGTCGTCGTCTCGGCGATCGGGCTCCAGCTCGACCCCGTCGTCACGCAGGAGGCGATCGCCGCCGGCTCCGACGCGCCGGTGGTCCGCTTTCACAACCCGCTCCTGCTGGAGCTGATCGCCGCCGCTACCGGCACACTGGAGACCCTTCGCTCCGGGACGATCCACCCGGTCGTCTTCGGCGGGTGGGTCGGGATGTTCATCACGTTCCTGAACCTCCTCCCGGTGGGCCAGCTCGACGGCGGCCACATCGTCCGGGCGCTGTACGGCGAGCGCCAGGAGACGATCGCCGCTGCCGTTCCCGCGGCGCTGTTCGGGCTGGCCGGCTACCTCTACTTCCTGCAGGACGTGACCAACGCCGTCGGCATCTGGGTCATGTGGGGGCTGCTGGCGACGGGACTGGCCTACGCCGGCCCGGCGACCCCGATCCGGGACTCGCCGCTCGACTCCAAGCGGACGCTGCTGGGCGTCTTTACGTTCGTCCTGGGGATCCTCTGTTTCACTCCGGTGCCGTTCGAGCTGGTGACGTGA
- the thiL gene encoding thiamine-phosphate kinase yields the protein MDERAALAMIGTQLPGAGDDCAVVDGQVLTTDMLHETTDFPDGTTRYTAGWRAVGASLSDVAAMGADATAAVAVYGAPTFEADALTAFVEGASEVCEAVGAEYVGGDLDGHDEFTVATTGLGRTDDPVLRSGASVGEVVCVTGTLGRSGAGLRLFERGDDERANELFRFQPRVAAGTALSGIATAMMDSSDGLARSLHQLAAASDCGMAVETPLPIDDSVGDVADGRDERLELGAFFGEDFELVCTVPEDEVERARAATPCPLTPIGTVTETRVTLDGEPLPDRGYSH from the coding sequence ATGGACGAACGCGCGGCACTCGCGATGATCGGCACACAACTGCCGGGGGCGGGCGACGACTGTGCCGTCGTCGACGGCCAGGTGCTGACGACCGACATGCTCCACGAGACGACGGACTTCCCCGACGGGACGACCCGTTACACCGCCGGCTGGCGCGCAGTCGGGGCCTCGCTGTCGGACGTGGCGGCGATGGGTGCCGACGCGACCGCGGCCGTGGCGGTGTACGGCGCGCCGACGTTCGAGGCCGACGCGCTGACGGCGTTCGTCGAGGGTGCCAGCGAGGTGTGTGAGGCGGTCGGAGCCGAGTACGTCGGCGGCGACCTCGACGGCCACGACGAGTTCACGGTCGCGACGACCGGGCTCGGCCGGACGGACGATCCGGTGTTGCGCTCCGGGGCGAGCGTCGGCGAGGTGGTCTGTGTCACCGGCACGCTCGGTCGGAGCGGCGCGGGACTCCGGCTGTTCGAGCGTGGCGACGACGAGCGGGCCAACGAGCTGTTTCGCTTCCAGCCACGTGTCGCGGCCGGGACGGCGCTGTCCGGTATCGCGACTGCCATGATGGACTCCAGCGACGGGCTGGCCCGCTCGCTCCACCAGCTCGCCGCGGCGTCGGACTGCGGGATGGCCGTCGAGACCCCGTTGCCGATCGACGACAGCGTCGGCGACGTGGCCGACGGACGCGACGAACGCCTCGAACTGGGGGCGTTCTTCGGCGAGGACTTCGAACTCGTTTGCACGGTGCCCGAAGACGAGGTCGAACGGGCTCGGGCCGCGACGCCCTGTCCGCTCACGCCGATCGGCACCGTCACCGAGACCAGAGTGACGCTCGACGGCGAGCCACTCCCCGACCGGGGTTACAGCCACTGA
- a CDS encoding flippase-like domain-containing protein, whose amino-acid sequence MADRLPTIVGFAGTLVVLGALVWFVGAGDILAALSRADRSVLAGMVAVAVLWLCLWGMALKTVLDSLGAPVASHTAILVFSAAVFSNNITPFGQAGGEPVSALLISEAADTEYETGLAAIASVDTLHFVPSIGFAVGAFTFVAAGAVQLGRNLLFAAGAIATLAVGLPTAAYLGWRYRYELEAAVVRFLTPVARTVGRVVPRWTPPSPGGLEHRIERFFSSIDRVAGDRRSLVVATSFSAMGWLALGVTLWLSMYALGEPVEFSSVMLAIPVAMVAGIAPLPGGSGAIESVLATLLVATTGVPSAVALSGALLYRGATYWLPILIGGGVASFLGADRARGGE is encoded by the coding sequence ATGGCCGATCGCCTCCCGACGATCGTCGGGTTCGCCGGCACGCTCGTCGTCCTCGGCGCGCTCGTCTGGTTCGTCGGCGCTGGCGACATCCTCGCCGCGCTCTCGCGGGCCGACCGGTCGGTGCTGGCCGGTATGGTCGCCGTCGCCGTCCTCTGGCTCTGTCTCTGGGGGATGGCGCTCAAGACCGTCCTCGACTCGCTGGGCGCGCCGGTGGCGTCTCACACCGCGATTCTCGTCTTCTCGGCGGCGGTGTTCTCGAACAACATCACGCCCTTCGGGCAGGCCGGCGGCGAGCCGGTCAGTGCGCTTCTCATCTCCGAGGCCGCCGACACCGAGTACGAGACCGGGCTCGCTGCCATCGCCAGCGTCGACACGCTCCACTTCGTGCCCTCGATCGGCTTCGCCGTCGGCGCGTTCACCTTCGTCGCCGCCGGTGCGGTGCAACTCGGGCGCAATCTGTTGTTCGCCGCTGGCGCGATCGCGACACTCGCCGTCGGGCTGCCGACCGCTGCCTATCTGGGGTGGCGCTACCGATACGAACTCGAAGCGGCCGTCGTCCGGTTTCTCACCCCCGTCGCCCGCACGGTCGGCCGCGTCGTCCCCCGCTGGACGCCCCCTTCGCCGGGTGGACTCGAACACCGGATCGAGCGCTTCTTCAGCTCGATCGACCGCGTCGCCGGAGATCGACGGTCGCTCGTCGTCGCAACGAGCTTTTCGGCGATGGGGTGGCTCGCGCTCGGCGTCACACTGTGGCTCTCGATGTACGCGCTCGGCGAACCGGTCGAGTTCTCCTCGGTGATGCTGGCGATTCCGGTCGCGATGGTCGCCGGCATCGCCCCGCTGCCGGGCGGGTCCGGTGCCATCGAGTCGGTGCTTGCGACACTGCTGGTCGCGACGACCGGCGTTCCCTCTGCGGTCGCGCTGTCCGGCGCGCTCCTCTACCGGGGCGCGACCTACTGGCTCCCGATTCTGATCGGCGGCGGCGTCGCCAGTTTCCTCGGTGCCGACCGGGCCAGAGGCGGCGAGTAA
- a CDS encoding 30S ribosomal protein S19e codes for MTTLYDVPADELIEAAAVELAEEDAIDAPDWAEFTKTGIDRELPPEQDDFWQRRAASVLRKVATDGPVGVGTLRTAYGTSKKGTNRYEVRPHQKTDASGNIIRTILQQLEEVGYVEAAGGEGRRVSADGRAFLDELAGEVLEDLDRPELERYA; via the coding sequence ATGACGACGCTCTACGACGTGCCCGCGGACGAGCTCATCGAGGCCGCCGCGGTCGAGCTCGCCGAGGAGGACGCCATCGACGCGCCCGACTGGGCCGAGTTCACCAAGACCGGTATCGATCGCGAACTCCCACCGGAACAGGACGACTTCTGGCAGCGCCGCGCCGCGAGCGTCCTCCGGAAGGTCGCCACGGACGGTCCCGTCGGCGTCGGGACGCTCCGAACCGCCTACGGTACCTCGAAGAAGGGAACCAACCGCTACGAGGTCCGTCCCCACCAGAAGACCGACGCCTCTGGTAACATCATCCGGACGATCCTCCAGCAGCTCGAAGAAGTCGGCTACGTCGAAGCCGCCGGTGGCGAGGGTCGCCGCGTCTCGGCCGACGGCCGCGCGTTCCTCGACGAACTCGCCGGTGAGGTCCTCGAAGACCTCGACCGTCCCGAGCTCGAACGCTACGCTTAA
- a CDS encoding DNA-binding protein, with translation MSGEPDEERLEELREKKMEQLKEQQGGEADAEAREEAKQQREAQKKAVLRQNLTDEARKRLNTLKMSKPQRGEQIEQQVVSLAQSGRIQGKIDDEKMKQLLKELTPDSKSFDIERR, from the coding sequence ATGAGCGGTGAACCAGACGAGGAACGACTCGAAGAACTGCGCGAAAAGAAGATGGAACAGCTGAAAGAACAGCAGGGCGGTGAGGCCGACGCCGAGGCCCGCGAGGAGGCCAAACAGCAGCGAGAGGCCCAGAAGAAGGCGGTCCTGCGACAGAACCTCACCGACGAGGCTCGCAAGCGGCTCAACACGCTGAAGATGTCCAAGCCACAGCGCGGCGAGCAGATCGAGCAACAGGTCGTCTCGCTGGCCCAGAGCGGCCGCATTCAGGGCAAGATCGACGACGAGAAGATGAAGCAGCTGCTCAAAGAGCTGACCCCCGACTCAAAGAGCTTCGACATCGAGCGCAGGTAG
- a CDS encoding alpha hydrolase, which produces MRCGVLYSGGKDSTLAALVLEPFYEPTLVTATFGIADVVAPGRRAAAGVDLPFETIELDPAVAARAAERMVEDGYPRNGIQQVHEHAVETIADGDFSAVADGTRRDDRVPTVDRSLAQSVEDRFGVDYLAPLAGFGRAAIDDLADRRLRVETGPSETIAKADYETELRALLRDEYGPETVADVFPEHTQSRVVGRR; this is translated from the coding sequence ATGCGCTGTGGGGTCCTGTACAGCGGCGGGAAGGACTCGACGCTCGCAGCACTCGTTCTGGAACCGTTCTACGAGCCCACGCTCGTCACGGCGACGTTCGGGATCGCCGACGTGGTCGCCCCCGGCCGGCGTGCGGCCGCTGGCGTCGACCTCCCCTTCGAGACGATCGAACTCGACCCGGCCGTCGCGGCGCGGGCGGCCGAGCGGATGGTCGAGGACGGCTACCCTCGAAACGGGATCCAGCAGGTCCACGAACACGCCGTCGAGACGATCGCAGACGGCGACTTTTCGGCCGTCGCAGACGGGACGCGCCGGGACGACCGCGTGCCGACGGTCGACCGCTCGCTGGCCCAGAGCGTCGAGGACCGCTTTGGCGTGGACTACCTCGCGCCGCTTGCCGGGTTCGGCCGCGCGGCGATCGACGACCTCGCCGACCGGCGACTGCGGGTCGAGACCGGACCGAGCGAGACGATCGCCAAGGCCGACTACGAGACCGAATTGCGGGCGCTGCTTCGCGACGAGTACGGGCCGGAGACGGTCGCCGACGTGTTCCCCGAGCACACGCAGTCTCGCGTCGTCGGCCGGCGGTAG
- the hisS gene encoding histidine--tRNA ligase, which yields MYDSLKGFRDVYPAEMAAYRQVIDEIETTARQYGFREITTPALEATEMYVDKSGEEIVEELYHFEDKGGRDVALTPELTPTVARMVVAKQQELSKPIKWVSTRPFWRYEQVQQGRFREFHQTNIDIFGSSEPTADAEILAVAADMLTRLGLSSDDFDFRVSHRDILTGLLESFEADVDTQDAIRVVDKRAKIDRDEYVQGLTDAGLSPAQAEQFDEWLQAGDDDLAALAEMSGSEQVADAVENLEAVLAAAEDFGVREYCTISLTTARGFDYYTGVVFECFDSTGEVSRAVFGGGRYDDLIEGFGGEPTPAVGFAPGVLNSTLPLLLQRAGVWPEEAVSTDYYVLQVGDTRPVAARIARELRAAGHVVEADVSDRSFGAQMGYADSINAETVVIVGENDLENDEVTVKDMASGEQTTAPVDGFPGDHERPTHDDFA from the coding sequence ATGTACGACTCGCTGAAGGGGTTTCGAGACGTCTACCCCGCCGAGATGGCCGCCTACCGCCAGGTCATCGACGAGATCGAGACGACGGCCCGCCAGTACGGCTTCCGTGAGATCACGACGCCGGCCCTGGAGGCCACCGAGATGTACGTCGACAAGAGCGGCGAGGAGATCGTCGAGGAGCTGTACCACTTCGAGGACAAGGGCGGGCGCGACGTTGCGCTGACGCCGGAGCTGACGCCGACGGTGGCCCGGATGGTCGTCGCCAAGCAACAGGAGCTGTCCAAGCCGATCAAGTGGGTGTCGACGCGACCGTTCTGGCGCTACGAGCAGGTCCAGCAGGGCCGATTCCGCGAGTTCCACCAGACGAACATCGACATCTTCGGGTCGAGCGAGCCGACGGCCGACGCCGAGATCCTGGCGGTCGCGGCCGACATGCTGACTCGACTGGGCCTCAGCAGCGACGACTTCGACTTCCGGGTCTCGCACCGCGACATCCTCACGGGACTGCTCGAATCCTTCGAGGCCGACGTGGACACCCAGGACGCGATTCGCGTCGTCGACAAGCGGGCGAAGATCGACCGCGACGAGTACGTCCAGGGGCTCACCGACGCGGGGCTCTCCCCCGCCCAGGCCGAGCAGTTCGACGAGTGGCTCCAGGCCGGCGACGACGACCTGGCTGCGCTCGCGGAGATGAGCGGCTCCGAGCAGGTCGCAGACGCCGTCGAGAACCTCGAAGCCGTCCTCGCGGCCGCGGAGGACTTCGGCGTCCGAGAGTACTGTACGATCTCGCTGACCACCGCCCGCGGGTTCGACTACTACACCGGCGTCGTCTTCGAGTGTTTCGACTCGACGGGCGAGGTCTCTCGGGCGGTCTTCGGCGGCGGTCGGTACGACGACCTGATCGAGGGGTTCGGCGGCGAACCGACGCCAGCAGTGGGCTTCGCGCCGGGCGTGCTGAACTCGACGCTCCCGCTCTTGCTCCAGCGGGCGGGCGTCTGGCCAGAGGAGGCGGTGTCGACGGACTACTACGTCCTGCAGGTCGGTGACACGCGCCCCGTCGCAGCCCGTATCGCGCGGGAACTCCGGGCGGCGGGTCACGTCGTCGAGGCCGACGTGTCGGATCGCAGTTTCGGGGCCCAGATGGGCTATGCGGACTCGATCAACGCCGAGACGGTCGTCATCGTCGGCGAGAACGACCTCGAAAACGACGAGGTGACGGTCAAGGACATGGCCAGCGGCGAGCAGACGACCGCGCCGGTCGACGGGTTCCCCGGCGACCACGAGCGCCCGACCCACGACGACTTCGCGTAA
- a CDS encoding SHOCT domain-containing protein — MSALFPMEKWRFAGVVAILTFGLTSLVAVLGAPGSMIAALSILGFFLLLPLIALLGSDFPLVAAEDAEDGREVEASLDDTDPVEVLRERYARGELSEEEFESRLDRLLATEDVTTERSVEGVTDRERLLEEES, encoded by the coding sequence ATGAGCGCCCTGTTCCCCATGGAGAAGTGGCGATTCGCCGGTGTCGTCGCCATCCTGACGTTTGGCCTGACCTCGCTGGTCGCCGTCCTCGGAGCCCCCGGATCGATGATCGCCGCGTTGTCTATTCTCGGGTTCTTCCTCCTGCTCCCGCTGATCGCTCTCCTCGGATCGGATTTCCCGCTGGTCGCGGCCGAGGATGCTGAAGACGGACGCGAGGTCGAGGCTTCGCTCGACGACACTGATCCCGTCGAAGTCCTCCGCGAGCGGTACGCACGCGGGGAACTCTCCGAGGAGGAGTTCGAGTCACGCCTCGACAGACTGCTGGCGACCGAAGACGTCACGACCGAGCGGTCGGTCGAAGGTGTCACCGACCGCGAACGGCTGCTCGAAGAGGAGTCCTGA
- a CDS encoding SHOCT domain-containing protein, which produces MFDPFPMRLTRLLPYLMLSTFVVGIIGAVITGIPQVMGAIFVLGFLIVAPVVAVLGDSLSFVADRREESLWRSMGEEFSKGKNLVDDADLDPYARLREQYVSGEISEGEFEERLEELLEAESDSRWADERTRVPEVE; this is translated from the coding sequence ATGTTCGATCCCTTTCCGATGCGGCTCACTCGTCTGCTCCCGTATCTGATGCTCTCGACGTTCGTCGTCGGCATTATCGGTGCCGTGATCACGGGAATACCGCAAGTGATGGGAGCGATATTTGTCCTGGGGTTCTTGATTGTGGCCCCAGTTGTCGCCGTGCTCGGTGATTCGCTCTCGTTCGTCGCCGACCGGCGCGAGGAGAGCCTTTGGCGGTCGATGGGCGAGGAGTTCTCGAAGGGCAAGAACCTCGTCGACGACGCCGATCTCGATCCCTACGCGAGACTCCGGGAACAGTACGTCAGCGGCGAAATCTCGGAGGGAGAGTTCGAGGAGCGCCTGGAGGAACTGCTGGAAGCGGAGTCCGACAGCCGGTGGGCAGACGAGCGCACGCGCGTGCCCGAAGTCGAGTGA
- a CDS encoding GNAT family N-acetyltransferase, producing MTDEATAAQRFSRPPRSFTDGRDRAIEIGVADDADSEAVVEMYAAYTDADRAQGIPPRERRDVAEWVDTMLDDGINLVAWHGEDAVGHAALFPYDETAELVIFVHPDYHYAGIGSRLIRALLGAGQRAGLDHVWLSVQRDNHVAMNLYRSVGFETTRRERNEHEMELDL from the coding sequence ATGACAGACGAGGCGACGGCCGCCCAACGGTTCTCACGTCCGCCCCGTTCGTTCACAGACGGTCGCGATCGCGCGATCGAGATCGGCGTCGCCGACGACGCCGACAGCGAGGCCGTCGTCGAGATGTACGCGGCCTACACCGACGCCGACCGCGCGCAGGGGATCCCGCCGCGCGAGCGACGCGACGTGGCGGAGTGGGTCGACACCATGCTCGACGACGGCATCAACCTCGTCGCCTGGCACGGCGAGGACGCGGTCGGTCACGCCGCGCTCTTTCCCTACGACGAGACCGCGGAACTCGTGATCTTCGTCCACCCGGACTACCACTACGCCGGGATCGGTTCCCGCCTGATCAGGGCGCTGCTGGGCGCGGGCCAGCGCGCGGGACTGGACCACGTCTGGCTCTCCGTCCAGCGGGACAACCACGTCGCGATGAACCTCTACCGGTCGGTCGGATTCGAGACGACACGCCGGGAGCGCAACGAACACGAGATGGAACTGGACCTGTAA
- the truA gene encoding tRNA pseudouridine(38-40) synthase TruA, giving the protein MRAYRIAYDGQPYHGFQRQPDVETIEGELLAALDRLGVTDGGVPAGYAAAGRTDAGVSALAQTVAFEAPAWLSPAAFNSELPAAVRAWASADVPEDFHATHDAREREYVYHLYAPERHDDRARRAADALAGEHDFHNLTPDDRGTVRALSIDLTREAAFLVCRLRAGGFCRQLVRRVVGLVDEIRRGEAPVSKVDRVLDSEPIDGAAGVGPAPPTPLVLTGVDYDLAFSVDDAACESAQSVFADRVAERRAGARVAEEIRDGV; this is encoded by the coding sequence ATGCGCGCCTATCGGATCGCCTACGACGGCCAGCCCTACCACGGGTTCCAGCGTCAGCCCGACGTCGAGACGATCGAGGGGGAGCTACTGGCCGCACTCGACCGACTCGGGGTCACTGACGGGGGCGTTCCGGCGGGCTACGCCGCGGCCGGACGGACGGACGCTGGGGTCTCGGCGCTGGCCCAGACGGTCGCCTTCGAGGCCCCGGCGTGGCTCTCCCCGGCGGCGTTCAACAGCGAACTCCCGGCCGCGGTTCGTGCGTGGGCGAGCGCCGACGTGCCCGAAGACTTTCACGCGACCCACGACGCCCGAGAGCGCGAGTACGTCTATCACCTGTACGCGCCCGAGCGCCACGACGACCGGGCTCGGCGGGCCGCGGACGCCCTCGCCGGTGAGCACGACTTCCACAATCTCACGCCGGACGACCGTGGGACGGTCAGAGCGCTCTCGATCGATCTCACCCGGGAGGCGGCGTTTCTCGTCTGCCGGCTCCGTGCCGGTGGGTTCTGTCGCCAACTCGTCCGCCGGGTCGTCGGTCTCGTCGACGAGATCCGCCGGGGCGAGGCTCCGGTGTCGAAGGTCGATCGCGTGCTCGACTCGGAGCCGATCGACGGGGCTGCGGGTGTCGGACCCGCGCCGCCGACGCCGCTGGTCCTCACCGGCGTCGACTACGACCTCGCGTTTTCCGTCGACGACGCTGCCTGCGAGAGTGCCCAGTCGGTCTTTGCCGACCGCGTCGCCGAACGCCGCGCCGGTGCCCGCGTCGCCGAGGAGATCCGCGACGGCGTGTGA
- the pepF gene encoding oligoendopeptidase F encodes MSSVPDRSEIETQYKWDLESLYATDEDWEAAYERAETLVADLAAYEGRATDDAETLRATLETYEDLMRTVANVSSYARMRKDEDTTRDQYQALTARAQSLSSDASSAASFLEPALQELEWDDIEAMIDAEPALAEYEHYFDDVLRMKDHTRSPEVENLLAELSEVTGASGEVYNMLANADMTFPPVEDSEGDDQPVTLNNFTTLQKRPDRDFRQRVYESFYDEWETVRNAVGSAYKNSVKTDVKMAKARNYDTAREAALDGPNVPVSVYDTLVDTVRDNLDALHRHADLKREAIGADELEMWDLYVPLVQEESPEIEYEQACEYVVDAVAPLGDDYQSRVSEGLDSRWVDVYETANKQSGAYSGGTYDSQPFILMNYQDDVESMYTLAHELGHSLHSEYTSESQPYVYSGYEIFVAEVASTVNETLLTHHLLDVVDDERLRRHVLNEYLERFRSTLFRQTMFAEFEHRAHEMSEAGEPLTPDRLDELYHDLKSDYYAPANVDDRIAREWMRIPHFYRSFYVYQYATGISAAVALVDGILSEGEPAAQRYIEFLRKGSREYPLELLQGAGVDMSTSAPVEAAIDTYGEYLDEFDQLS; translated from the coding sequence ATGAGTTCGGTGCCCGACAGATCGGAGATCGAGACGCAGTACAAGTGGGACCTCGAGTCGCTGTACGCGACCGACGAGGACTGGGAGGCCGCCTACGAGCGGGCCGAAACACTCGTCGCGGACCTCGCGGCCTACGAGGGGCGCGCGACCGACGACGCCGAGACGCTCCGCGCGACCCTAGAGACCTACGAAGACCTGATGCGTACCGTCGCCAACGTCTCCTCGTACGCGCGGATGCGAAAAGACGAGGACACTACCCGGGACCAGTACCAGGCGTTGACCGCGCGGGCACAGTCGCTGTCCTCGGACGCCTCCAGCGCGGCGAGTTTCCTCGAACCGGCCCTCCAGGAGCTGGAGTGGGACGACATCGAAGCGATGATCGACGCGGAGCCGGCCCTCGCGGAGTACGAACACTACTTCGACGACGTGCTCCGGATGAAAGACCACACCCGCTCCCCGGAGGTCGAGAACCTGCTGGCGGAGCTGAGCGAGGTCACGGGCGCGTCGGGCGAAGTGTACAACATGCTGGCCAACGCGGACATGACGTTCCCGCCCGTCGAGGACAGCGAGGGCGACGACCAGCCGGTGACGCTCAACAACTTCACGACCCTCCAGAAGCGACCGGACCGCGACTTCCGCCAGCGGGTGTACGAGAGCTTCTACGACGAGTGGGAGACCGTGCGCAACGCCGTCGGATCGGCCTACAAGAACAGCGTCAAGACCGACGTGAAGATGGCCAAGGCCCGCAACTACGACACCGCTCGCGAGGCCGCACTGGACGGCCCGAACGTCCCCGTCTCGGTCTACGACACGCTGGTCGACACCGTTCGAGACAACCTCGACGCGCTCCACCGCCACGCCGACCTCAAGCGCGAGGCGATCGGTGCGGACGAACTGGAGATGTGGGACCTCTACGTCCCGCTCGTCCAGGAGGAGTCTCCGGAGATCGAGTACGAACAGGCCTGTGAGTACGTCGTCGACGCCGTCGCGCCGCTGGGCGACGACTACCAGTCTCGCGTCTCGGAGGGGCTGGACTCGCGGTGGGTCGACGTCTACGAGACCGCCAACAAGCAGTCGGGGGCGTACTCCGGCGGGACCTACGACTCCCAGCCGTTCATCCTGATGAACTACCAGGACGACGTGGAGTCGATGTACACGCTGGCCCACGAACTGGGCCACTCGCTGCATTCGGAGTACACCAGCGAGTCCCAGCCCTACGTCTACTCGGGCTACGAGATCTTCGTCGCCGAGGTGGCCTCGACGGTCAACGAGACGCTGCTCACCCACCACCTGCTGGACGTGGTCGACGACGAGCGACTCCGCCGACACGTCCTCAACGAGTACCTCGAACGGTTCCGATCGACGCTGTTCCGCCAGACGATGTTCGCGGAGTTCGAGCACCGCGCTCACGAGATGAGCGAGGCCGGCGAACCGCTGACGCCCGACCGCCTGGACGAGCTCTATCACGACCTCAAGAGCGACTACTACGCACCCGCCAACGTCGACGACCGGATCGCTCGCGAGTGGATGCGCATCCCGCACTTCTACCGCTCGTTCTACGTCTACCAGTACGCGACGGGCATCTCGGCGGCCGTCGCCCTCGTCGACGGGATCCTCTCGGAGGGCGAACCCGCTGCCCAGCGGTACATCGAGTTCCTCCGGAAGGGTTCCCGGGAGTATCCCCTCGAACTCCTCCAGGGTGCCGGCGTCGACATGTCGACCTCGGCTCCGGTCGAGGCAGCCATCGACACCTACGGCGAGTACCTGGACGAGTTCGACCAGCTGAGCTGA